A single genomic interval of Macadamia integrifolia cultivar HAES 741 chromosome 6, SCU_Mint_v3, whole genome shotgun sequence harbors:
- the LOC122080627 gene encoding BON1-associated protein 2-like, protein MEKATTRSLEVTIISAEDLRLHGRSVKKNTFVTVGTDSYSQRSTNIDKEGGSYPSWNQKLEPPLPLPNSAQLITVEVQCITASGVRNVGTSKIPISDFIGDYTPPQYLHFLSYRLRDRNGERNGIINFSIRTLGLQRAVAAWPVPPPQALGFRPAAAAKQEFNGASGSGSGSGTALGVPVPVPYKYGHGYGV, encoded by the coding sequence ATGGAGAAGGCAACAACACGTTCATTGGAAGTCACCATTATCTCTGCCGAGGACTTGCGCCTCCATGGACGATCTGTGAAGAAGAACACATTCGTAACCGTAGGAACTGATTCATATAGCCAGAGATCAACAAATATTGATAAGGAAGGAGGAAGCTACCCATCATGGAACCAGAAGCTAGAGCCGCCGCTTCCTTTACCAAATTCGGCTCAGTTGATTACGGTGGAGGTGCAATGCATAACGGCTTCAGGAGTTAGGAATGTTGGAACGTCCAAGATTCCGATATCTGATTTCATAGGAGATTATACGCCTCCACAGTACTTGCACTTCCTTAGTTATCGCTTGAGGGATCGGAATGGAGAACGTAACGGTATCATTAACTTCTCTATCAGGACGCTCGGATTGCAAAGAGCCGTTGCAGCTTGGCCAGTTCCGCCGCCTCAGGCTTTAGGTTTTAGGCCTGCCGCCGCCGCCAAACAGGAATTCAATGGTGcaagtgggagtgggagtgggagtggaaCAGCCCTTGGTGTTCCAGTTCCAGTGCCCTACAAGTACGGGCATGGGTATGGGGTTTAA